The region GGTGCGGCTGTTGTGTCGCAGCGTGTCCAAGCGGGGCTATGGGTCAGCAAGGGAGGACCCGTGACCAACTCATCAGGGTCATTGAGGCTACTCTGGCGTAGAATTGGCGTGGAGCTAAGGCGAGGAGAGAGGCGTGGCTGGTTCGTTTGAACCAAGAGTCCTGGTGCTTTGCTGCGATTGGTGCGCCGATGCAGCGGCGGACCTGGCGGGCGTTCGGCGTTTGACCATGGAGCCGAATTTTGCCGTGGTGCGCATGGAGTGCACCTCCCGCGTGGAGCCGGAGTTCATTCTCCAGGCGTTGCAATGCGGGGCTGACGGCGTGATGATTGCGGGATGTCATCCCGGTGATTGTCACTACATCGGCGGAAACTACCGGGCTATGCGTCGTTTTACCCTCTTGCGCGGGCTGGTGAGCCAATTCGGTGTCGATCCCCAGCGCCTGCGCTTGGAATGGTTCCTGGCGACCGAAGCGCCCAGGTTTCAGCAAGCGGTAAATGCCTTCGTGAACTCGCTTAGAGAATTGGGCCCGAGCCCATTCCGTGTAAAGGATGTGGCCAGCGACGTCCACTGACATGAATGTGCAACGCCCTGCTCAGGGCAGAGCTGATGGAAGCAGAGCACACGACCCAAGGGTAGGCAAGTTGCAGGGTACTCACAAAAAGGAGGGTGGCACATGGCGACCTTGAAGCAGAAGCTTGCCGAGCAAATACCTCGTTTGCGCGAGGACATTGCCAACCTGGTGAAAACCCATGGCGACAAGGTCATTTCCGAAGTGACGGTGGCCCAGGCATATGGAGGCATGAGGGGTGTCAAAGCCCTGATCTGCGATACCTCACTGGTTGACCCGGAAAAGGGGTTGATCATTAGAGGCATACCCATCGCAGAGCTCACCAGCAAGACCCCAGAAGAGATTTTCTACCTGCTTTGCACCGGCGAGTTGCCGGACAAAGCTGCGTTGGAGGACCTCAAGAAGGAATTCACTGCCCGGGCCAAAGTGCCAGACTATGTGTGGGCTGTGCTGCGCGCCATGCCCAAGGACTCTCACCCTATGGCCATGTTCGACACCGCCATCTTGGTGATGGAGCGGGAGTCGGTGTTCCGCAAGCGCTACGACGAGGGCATGAGCAAGACCGAATACTGGGAGCCGATGCTGGAGGACTCGCTCAACCTCCTCGCGCGGATTCCAGCAGTGGCTGCAGGCGTGTACCGCATCAGGTTCAAAGATGGCAAGCTCATTCCGCCTGACCCAAAGCTTGACTGGAGTGCCAACTATGTGCGCATGTTGGGCTTCGACGACCCGACCGGCGAGTTTGCTAATCTGATGCGCCTCTACATGGTGTTGCACAGCGATCACGAGAGCGGCAACGTGAGCGCACACACCTCCCACCTGGTTGGCTCGGCGCTATCGGATGCCTATTACGCCGTTTCGGCCGGGTTGAACGGCTTGGCAGGTCCCTTGCATGGATTGGCTAACCAGGAATGCCTCAAGTTCGTGCTGGAGATCCGCGAGAAGTACAAGGGCGTACCCAAGGATGAGGAGCTGAAAAAGTTCGCCTGGGATACGCTTAATTCTGGCAAGGTAATCCCGGGATACGGGCATGCAGTGCTCCGCGCCACCGACCCGCGCTTCACAGCGTTCCATGCTTTTGGCAAGCGCGTCTGCCCCACTGATGAGGTGTTCCAGATCGTGGACCGGCTGTTCGCGGTGGTGCCGCAGGTGCTGATGGAGCATGGCAAGGCCAAGAACCCGTGGCCGAACGTGGATGCTGGTTCGGGAGCGCTACTCTACTACTTTGGGCTCAAAGAGTTTGACTATTACACGGTGCTGTTTGGTGTGTCGCGGGCTTTGGGCATGTGCGCTCAGCTCATTGTGGACCGTGCCATGGGCGCGCCCATCGAGCGGCCCAAGTCCGTGGGCACCGATTGGGTCAAGAAGCAAGTGGGTGCGGCCTGATCTCAGGTCAAGGGGCTGCCGCTAAGGTGGCAGCCCCTTTTGCTGCCTTGGACACAGGCGAAAGGAGGGCAATGGGACAAAATCTTGTGCAAAAGATCATTGCTGCCCATCTGGTGGAGGGCCAGATGAAAGCAGGCGAGGTGGTGGCCATCCGCATTGACCAGACCCTCACGCAAGATGCGACCGGTACCATGGCCTATCTCCAGTTTGAGGCCATGGGCATTCCGCGCGTCAGGACCGAGCTTTCGGTGAGCTATATCGATCACAACACCCTTCAGGACGGGTTCGAGAACGCCGATGACCATCGCTACCTGCAGTCGGTAGCGGCCAAATACGGTATCTACCTCTCCAAGGCGGGGAACGGCATCTGTCACCAGGTGCACTTGGAGCGGTTCGGGATACCCGGCAAGACTCTGCTGGGCTCGGACAGCCACACCCCCACAGGCGGTGGCCTGGGCATGATGGCCATCGGCGCAGGCGGGCTGGATGTGGCAGTGGCGATGGGTGGAGGTGCCTTCTATCTCACCTACCCGAAGGTGCTCAAGATCGTGCTCACCGGCCGGCTAAAGCCCTGGGTGGCTGCCAAGGACGTCATCCTCAAAGTGCTGGAAATGCTCACCACCAAAGGCAACGTGGGGTGGATGATTGAGTACGGGGGACCGGGCATCGCCACGCTCTCCGTACCCGAGCGTGCAACGATCACGAACATGGGTGCTGAGTTGGGGGTCACTACCTCACTTTTTCCTAGCGACGAGGTCACCAGACAGTTTCTCAGAGCGCAGGGGCGCGAGGAAGTGTGGGTGCCTTTGGCTCCGGACAGCGACGCGGAGTACGATCGCGTCATCGAGCTCGACCTTGCCAGCATTGAGCCCATGGTCGCCAGGCCGCATAGCCCGGACAATGTCTGTCGGGTGAAGGAAGTGGCCGGCCTCAAGGTGGACCAGGTGTGTGTGGGCAGCTGCACGAACTCCTCGGTCAAAGATCTGCTCACGGTCGCTGCGGTGCTCAAAGGGCGAACGGTGCATCCTGAGGTCAGTTTCGTGGTGGCGCCCGGCTCAAAGCAGGTGCTGCGGATGATCGCCGATTGCGGTGCGCTGAGCGACCTGGTGGCGGCAGGGGCACGCATCATGGAGGCAACCTGCGGCTTTTGCATCGGCAACGGCCAGGCACCTCCCACCAACGGTGTGTCCATCCGCACCAACAATCGCAACTTCGAAGGGCGCTCTGGTACCAAATCGGCGCAGGTGTACCTGGTGAGCCCCGAGACTGCGGCGGCCTGCGCCCTCACCGGGGTCATCACCGATCCCCGCGAGCTGGGCCTGCCCTACCCTGCGATACCAATGCCCGAGCGCTTTACCATCGATGACAGCTTGATCCTCCCACCGGCCAAAGAACCGGAAAAAGTGACTATCGTCCGCGGACCAAACATCGGTGACCCACCGGCCAACACGCCTTTGCCTGACGCGCTGCAGGCCGAGGTGGTGCTAAAAGTTGGAGACAAGATCACTACCGACCACATTATGCCTGCAGGGTCACGGCTCAAATATCGCTCCAACGTGCCCAAGTATGCCACCTTTGTCTTCGAGCCGGTGGACCCAACGTTCCCGGAGCGTTGCATGAGAAACAAGCAGGCCGGTGTGCACAACGTGGTCGTCGGAGGGTGGAGTTACGGTCAAGGTTCTTCCCGCGAACACGCGGCCCTATGTCCCATGTACCTGGGTGTGCGTGCAGTGATCGCCAAGAGCCTGGAGCGCATCCACACCGCTAACCTTATTAACTTTGGCATCCTGCCGCTGCGCTTTAAGGAAGAGGCGGACTATGAGCGAT is a window of candidate division KSB1 bacterium DNA encoding:
- a CDS encoding hydrogenase iron-sulfur subunit encodes the protein MAGSFEPRVLVLCCDWCADAAADLAGVRRLTMEPNFAVVRMECTSRVEPEFILQALQCGADGVMIAGCHPGDCHYIGGNYRAMRRFTLLRGLVSQFGVDPQRLRLEWFLATEAPRFQQAVNAFVNSLRELGPSPFRVKDVASDVH
- a CDS encoding citrate (Si)-synthase — encoded protein: MATLKQKLAEQIPRLREDIANLVKTHGDKVISEVTVAQAYGGMRGVKALICDTSLVDPEKGLIIRGIPIAELTSKTPEEIFYLLCTGELPDKAALEDLKKEFTARAKVPDYVWAVLRAMPKDSHPMAMFDTAILVMERESVFRKRYDEGMSKTEYWEPMLEDSLNLLARIPAVAAGVYRIRFKDGKLIPPDPKLDWSANYVRMLGFDDPTGEFANLMRLYMVLHSDHESGNVSAHTSHLVGSALSDAYYAVSAGLNGLAGPLHGLANQECLKFVLEIREKYKGVPKDEELKKFAWDTLNSGKVIPGYGHAVLRATDPRFTAFHAFGKRVCPTDEVFQIVDRLFAVVPQVLMEHGKAKNPWPNVDAGSGALLYYFGLKEFDYYTVLFGVSRALGMCAQLIVDRAMGAPIERPKSVGTDWVKKQVGAA
- a CDS encoding aconitate hydratase, with translation MGQNLVQKIIAAHLVEGQMKAGEVVAIRIDQTLTQDATGTMAYLQFEAMGIPRVRTELSVSYIDHNTLQDGFENADDHRYLQSVAAKYGIYLSKAGNGICHQVHLERFGIPGKTLLGSDSHTPTGGGLGMMAIGAGGLDVAVAMGGGAFYLTYPKVLKIVLTGRLKPWVAAKDVILKVLEMLTTKGNVGWMIEYGGPGIATLSVPERATITNMGAELGVTTSLFPSDEVTRQFLRAQGREEVWVPLAPDSDAEYDRVIELDLASIEPMVARPHSPDNVCRVKEVAGLKVDQVCVGSCTNSSVKDLLTVAAVLKGRTVHPEVSFVVAPGSKQVLRMIADCGALSDLVAAGARIMEATCGFCIGNGQAPPTNGVSIRTNNRNFEGRSGTKSAQVYLVSPETAAACALTGVITDPRELGLPYPAIPMPERFTIDDSLILPPAKEPEKVTIVRGPNIGDPPANTPLPDALQAEVVLKVGDKITTDHIMPAGSRLKYRSNVPKYATFVFEPVDPTFPERCMRNKQAGVHNVVVGGWSYGQGSSREHAALCPMYLGVRAVIAKSLERIHTANLINFGILPLRFKEEADYERFSQGDRLEMPDLKLRLLKGEPVLVRKVATGEEIELVYDLSERQRAIIVAGGLLNYTRAQQ